A genomic window from Triticum urartu cultivar G1812 chromosome 7, Tu2.1, whole genome shotgun sequence includes:
- the LOC125522836 gene encoding 26.2 kDa heat shock protein, mitochondrial-like, producing MASAVVCKGEGAAPASLLKSGAPVAFRSVDSPAVTAARRPYNTKAKEVSRYDDDDDDYSARDLVTPSFFSQDVIDPLGAPTSMARLLFLMEDVASQTGGLSSTAGAGASRLGRWVAKEDDDAVYLKVPMPGLTKEHVEVRADKNILVIKGEGEKQPWDGDDDDSAVPRYNRRIEVPAADAYKMGKIKAEMKNGVLWVTLLKVKEEERTDVFHVKVE from the exons atgGCCTCCGCCGTCGTTTGCAAGGGCGAGGGTGCCGCGCCGGCCAGCCTCCTCAAGTCCGGTGCTCCCGTGGCCTTTCGCTCGGTCGACTCCCCCGCCGtcaccgccgcccgccgcccgtaCAACACCAAGGCCAAGGAGGTCAGCCGctacgacgacgacgacgacgactacAGCGCCCGCGACCTCGTCACCCCCAGCTTCTTCTCGCAGG ACGTGATCGACCCGCTCGGCGCGCCGACCAGCATGGCCCGTCTGCTGTTTCTGATGGAGGACGTCGCATCTCAGACCGGCGGCCTCTCCTCCACTGCTGGAGCTGGGGCGTCGCGGCTCGGACGCTGGGTGGCCAAGGAGGACGACGACGCGGTGTACCTCAAGGTGCCGATGCCGGGGCTGACCAAGGAGCACGTGGAGGTGCGCGCGGACAAGAACATCCTGGTGATCAAGGGCGAGGGCGAGAAGCAGCCCTgggacggcgacgacgacgactcCGCGGTGCCGAGGTACAACCGCCGCATCGAGGTGCCCGCTGCTGACGCGTACAAGATGGGCAAGATCAAGGCCGAGATGAAGAATGGCGTGCTCTGGGTCACCCTGCTCAAGGTCAAGGAGGAGGAGCGCACGGACGTCTTCCACGTCAAGGTCGAGTAG
- the LOC125522837 gene encoding 26.2 kDa heat shock protein, mitochondrial-like — translation MASAVACKGKEIAPASLLKSGAPVAFRSVHSPAVTAARRPYNTQAKEVSRYDDDDDYSGRDLVIPSFFSQDVIDPLGAPTSMARLLSLMEDVASQTGGLSSTAGAGASRLGRWVAKEDDDAVYLKVPMPGLTKDHVEVRADKNILVIKGEGEKQPWDGDGDDSEVPKYNRRIEVPAADAYKMDKIKAEMKNGVLWVTLLKVKEEERTDVFHVKVE, via the exons ATGGCTTCCGCCGTCGCTTGCAAGGGCAAGGAAATCGCGCCGGCCAGCCTCCTCAAGTCCGGTGCTCCCGTGGCCTTCCGCTCGGTCCACTCCCCCGCCGtcaccgccgcccgccgcccgtaCAACACCCAGGCCAAGGAGGTCAGCCGctacgacgacgacgacgactacAGCGGCCGCGACCTCGTCATCCCCAGCTTCTTCTCGCAGG ACGTGATCGACCCGCTCGGCGCGCCGACCAGCATGGCCCGTCTGCTGTCTCTCATGGAGGACGTCGCATCTCAGACCGGCGGCCTCTCCTCCACTGCTGGGGCTGGCGCGTCGCGGCTCGGACGCTGGGTGGCCAAGGAGGACGACGACGCGGTGTACCTCAAGGTGCCGATGCCGGGGCTGACCAAGGATCACGTGGAGGTGCGCGCGGACAAGAACATCCTGGTGATCAAGGGCGAGGGCGAGAAGCAGCCCtgggacggcgacggcgacgactcCGAGGTGCCGAAGTACAACCGCCGCATCGAGGTGCCCGCTGCTGACGCGTACAAGATGGACAAGATCAAGGCCGAGATGAAGAATGGCGTGCTCTGGGTCACCCTGCTCAAGGTCAAGGAGGAGGAGCGCACGGACGTCTTCCACGTCAAGGTCGAGTAG